AGCCGTGGGCGTCGGCCGCCGAGTGCGCGACCGTGCGGCTGCGTCCCGGCTTGACCTTGACGGTCCGGCTCCAGTCCCGCAGGTCGTCCTCGTCGACGTATCCGAGGGGCCGGACGGTGAAGGTCAGCGTCCGCCTGCCGTTGTTGCGCAACGTGAGGTGCAGGTCCCGCTCGTGGGCGTCGACGCGGGAGGAAACCTCGGCGGCGCCGTCGGCCGCTCCTTCGAACTCCCGCCGGAAGCCGTTCGGCCCGGTGACCGTGAAGCGGTATCCCTCGCCGCTCAGCGGCACCGTCCACCGTGCCGCGCCCATGACGTCCCGGTGCTGCGGGGCGGGGAACTCCTGGGCGTAGGGGTAGAGGGCGAAGTGTGCCGAGGACCGGCCGGTGTTGCTGAGGTCCACCCGCAGTCCGCCGTCCACGAGCGTCGCCCGGGCGTCGGTCTGGTACGGCAGGGGCCGGGCCGGGCGGGTGCCCTGCTCCTGGACGGGCATGTGCTGGACGGCCGGCGGCCTGGGCTGCCAGCGGCCACCGAACGGCGGTATCGCGGCCGGGAGTTCCGTCTCCGGCTGCCGCCGGGCGCGGGTGAAGTCGAAGGCCGAGGTGAGGTCACCGGTGACCTGGCGCCGCCAGGCGCCGATGTTGGGTTCCGCGATCCCCGTCCAGCGCTCCAGGAGGCGGATCACGGAGGTGTGGTCGAAGACCTCCGAGCAGACGTATCCGCCGACCGACCAGGGGGAGACGACCAGCAGGGGCACCCGTATCCCCAGCCCGGTGGGCCTGCCCTCCCAGTGCTCCTCGGTCACCTCGGCAGGGGCGACCGGCGGCGGCACGTGGTCGAAGAAGCCGTCGTTCTCGTCGTAGTTGATGAGGACGACGGTGCGACGCCATACGTCGGGGTTCCTGCCGAGCGCGTCCAGGACCTTGTAGACGATCGTCGCGCTGTGCACCGGCGAGGAGACGCTGGGGTGCTCGGAGTCCACCGCGGAGGGGACCAGGTAGGAGACCTCGGGCAACGTCCCGGCCGCCACGTCCCGGGCGAACTCGTCGGCGAGCGTGCCCGTCGGGAGCCGCCGCAGTCCCCGCTCGAACAGGCTGCGCTCGGCGGGGGTCAGGGCGGCGACGCCCTCGTCGAGCAGGCCGAGCAGCCGCTCCCGCTCGCCCTCCGCGGCCGCGTCCCGCACGGTGGCGTAGAAGGACTCCATGTACGTGTGCCCGCCGGTCCTGGCCAGCGCCTTGCGGGCGACGGCCTTGAAGGTGGCGAAGAACTCGATCTGGTTGTCGGTGAAGTTCTCCCACTCGGTGTAGGTCTTCCAGCTCCGCCCGGCCTTCTCCAGCCGCTCGGCGTACGTGCCCCAGTCGTATCCGGGGTGGGTGCCCTCGTCGTACGCGTCGTTGCCCACGGCCCGCCTGCCGTCGGCCTCGTCG
The DNA window shown above is from Streptomyces sp. Alt3 and carries:
- a CDS encoding phosphocholine-specific phospholipase C, which codes for MTTDMSRRRLFALGGGALGAAAAGSFLPPSLQAAIAAGPAAGRPGRAGLDAIEHVVILMQENRSFDHYFGTLRGVRGFGDRNAIELPSGRPVFEQPGPAGSAVLPFPVREAAQAQKKDLQYIGALDHSWSGGAKAWSEGWMDGWVTAKTAATMAYYDRGDIPLHHELADTFTVCDAYHSSIHSSTSPNRNHLWSGRTGDEADGRRAVGNDAYDEGTHPGYDWGTYAERLEKAGRSWKTYTEWENFTDNQIEFFATFKAVARKALARTGGHTYMESFYATVRDAAAEGERERLLGLLDEGVAALTPAERSLFERGLRRLPTGTLADEFARDVAAGTLPEVSYLVPSAVDSEHPSVSSPVHSATIVYKVLDALGRNPDVWRRTVVLINYDENDGFFDHVPPPVAPAEVTEEHWEGRPTGLGIRVPLLVVSPWSVGGYVCSEVFDHTSVIRLLERWTGIAEPNIGAWRRQVTGDLTSAFDFTRARRQPETELPAAIPPFGGRWQPRPPAVQHMPVQEQGTRPARPLPYQTDARATLVDGGLRVDLSNTGRSSAHFALYPYAQEFPAPQHRDVMGAARWTVPLSGEGYRFTVTGPNGFRREFEGAADGAAEVSSRVDAHERDLHLTLRNNGRRTLTFTVRPLGYVDEDDLRDWSRTVKVKPGRSRTVAHSAADAHGWYDLVVTADEAGSFRRRLMGHIENGRASVSG